TGCCCCTGTAACCTCTACCAATAGGCGCTCAAGTTCTAGTTCCTCAGCCTCTCCAGCCTCCTCAGGGTCATCCATGAGGTCGATAGCTAAGGCTTCATCGAGAATAGCCTGAGTTTTCTTGTTACTTTTATCTGAGGCCTTATTCATTCTTTGTCCTCCTCCTCAAGTATAAGCTGCAGGAAGTTCAGGTCTCGTGGCAAGAGGGGAGTGTTGCGGCGTTGATAGCGAGCAGCTTCTCGGACAGCCTGCTCATCGTCCCAGTTATCTAGAATCGAATCGATCTTCATCAGCTCAATTTCATAATCGTTGCTGTAATCTGAGCTGGATTCTGGCTGATCTTCGATAAGCTCAAGAACGTGAATGCGGCGCTCCACCAAGTACGGAAGTGAATCCTCGAAAATATTGCATTGGCTGCAAAACACACATTTGCTGATTACGTAGCACCGTTTGCCCTCGGGCACACGATTTCGTGCTCCGTGCCAAGTTGGCTGCAGCTGGTTGGCGCAAGCCCAGAGAGGCTTCTCCATTCCCGGTATGTGAAAGACCTTGAACGGCAGCTGTACGGCTTGCTGTGGGGGCGTGCCGAGCATGCCATCGAAATTCCCTGACAGCATCAGCGCCAATACGGCCTCAAGCTCTGATTCAAGCCTGTCATACCTTTCTTGTTGGGCCAGAGCGGAATTATCGTAATGAACGTCGGTGGTCACAGTGCTGGCATGGCCTAATAGCAGCGCAAGCAAACCATGTGAGCTTTTCTTCTTCTCTTTTTGAAGCTTTACCCAGGTAGGGCGAAGCCGTGTGGTTAAGTCTTTCCCTGCCAACAACCGTTCGCCATTCTCATAGACAGGGTAACGTTTCAAGAATTGCTTAATGCCCTGCAGGAACGCCTTTTCGTTCGAGGCTGATGTGTGACGGCCACCTTTGCTCACCCAGTCGCCATAGAAACGGATACAGAGGAATGCTGGATTGTAGTCCTCACTCGTCATCCGATGTTTGATGTAGTCAAACTCGTAATCTTTGAGTACGGAAGAAAGCTTGATCGACAGGTGAATCAGGTTGAATGCAGAGTATTTGTTGCTCCTGCTGCTGGGCGCCAAAATCTCTTTAGGGGCGTAGTAGGGCTTGTCTAATCCCTGGCTCTTATTTTTCTCGGTCTGGAGCATGACATACTCTTCATCCATTACGCCCGTTAATGCATGCTCAACATTTTTGGGATCTACGGCCAGTACTGCCTCTTTGTTCCAGTTGGTTTGAAGCATGATGAACTGGATCAAGCACGACATATCCAGCATCGTCGGGAAATATAGCCCGAGAAGATCATTCCACATCACTGGGACGTTTGTTTTAGGTATGGTGTAGCCGGCTCTCCACTTAAGGATAAAGAGGTGAATAACGTCGCTGCAGTGACTTAGTGCAAATGTTTTGCTGACAGAATATTTTTCCCCTATTTCCTCTAAATCCATTTCAAAAGGATAACCATTGTCTAGGAATGTCTTGATTACCCTCGCAAGGTCAGGCGTAAAATTCGCAATGGTTGGGCTAAGATTGGAGTTGATAGGGGTTTCGAAAATAAATTCATCATCCCGATTGTTGTACTCATCCATTATTAAGTCTTGCCAGTTAGGACGTTCGGCAATCCTGCGAAATGACGGGTCGCTTGAGTTTTCCAATCTGCGGTAGAGGTCGCGCAAATTAAATTTTAAGTTATTGTCTAGATGGTACTGTAGCCAGTGAAAAATAACAGATCGACTGTATGTTATTTGGTCGAGAACTTCTTGGTAGGTGTAAGGTTCGGCCTGATGAACCCGTTCGCGAAATTCAAGCTTTGCATAGAGTTCGTCGATGTGTGACGTGAAAGCACCCGCCAGCATTTCGTTGGCTTCATTAGTCAGCGGCATTCGAGGTTGATGTTTGTCTCGTGCTGCGTAGGGGAACATCATGTCTGGAATGGCGTCAGTGAGTGAGGACGCATTCCGTAGGGCTGTCTGGATTCGAGATAAGTTTTCCAGTCTCTCGCCATTCTCAAGGAGATAGTTTTCAAAGCGCTTCATAACTTCAGCGCTGAGATCGGTGATCTTCTCTATCTGAAGGGCTGGAGGGTTGTAAGCGTTGTAATCTTCAGCGAAGTTGAAGAAGATATTAATTGCTCGGCGAAGTGTGCTTCCGGATACTCGGCTTCTTGTCGGGCAGTACTTGATAAAGATCAAGTGCATTGCCATGCAGATCGGCTTCTTTGCGTCGTAAAAACTGTGCCCTTGGTAATGACATTCTACGTCATGGTTGTCGCTGGACTTTAAGACGTCAAAGACGGCTTCCTTGGGTTTGTATAAGTGATCCACTGCTTAGTTCTCGCCTCTCGCGTTGGCAGAGAGTGAAGCCCATGCGCTATCTAACTTGTTTCGATACTCTATGATTGTTCCGTCATTGTGAATGACAGTGTCCATGTCCTGCACAGCAATTCCAGATTCCGAGGAGTGTTGATTTACAGGCTCAGCATCTTTTCGGACGATGTGCCAGATCACGCCATTGATTTTTCGGATATATGCCGCTTCGTTCTCAAAGCGAATGTCTTTGATGATAATGATGTTTTTGTTTTGAGTGTTAAGGGCGGGTTTGGTAACAAAGGCAGATGTGTTGATATCTTGCTCTGGCATTGCGCTGTAATGAGCAAAGAAGTCAGGGAAGTCGGTTAAAGCTTTAGTCTTTACCAGTTCAATCATTTGACTGGGTGTCATCTGCCAGAAAGGATCGACATTCATCCTGTCGTTATCTTCCCAGCACTGTTTGTCGCTCATGCCGAAGAACGCCTTGGCGCCAAGGATGAATGGAAGGTCAGGATTGGACAGGTGCTCTGCAGGGACTGGTGTGATTGCCTCTTGGGCGTAGATCTCGCGGTCTGCGCGCATCAACCAGTGATCTAAGTTATGGCCCCTCATCCATTCGGTGCCTACTCGCTGGAAGAATTCCCTAGGCGAAAGGCCCCATGCACCCACCCTGATCTCCTTTGCGTTATCATCCCAGGTCTGTGAATCAGATAGGTTGAAGAGAGCTTGGCAACCTCGTTTGAGGGGGTCTGCCAGGGCATAGGCAGTCACTTCTGGGTGCTGCTGC
Above is a genomic segment from Pseudomonas argentinensis containing:
- a CDS encoding deoxynucleotide monophosphate kinase, translated to MKRVVGLAARARSGKDTAAAFLQQHPEVTAYALADPLKRGCQALFNLSDSQTWDDNAKEIRVGAWGLSPREFFQRVGTEWMRGHNLDHWLMRADREIYAQEAITPVPAEHLSNPDLPFILGAKAFFGMSDKQCWEDNDRMNVDPFWQMTPSQMIELVKTKALTDFPDFFAHYSAMPEQDINTSAFVTKPALNTQNKNIIIIKDIRFENEAAYIRKINGVIWHIVRKDAEPVNQHSSESGIAVQDMDTVIHNDGTIIEYRNKLDSAWASLSANARGEN